In Edaphobacter aggregans, the sequence CCCTTCGAAGTCGCTCCCGTCTATCTCAAGCTGAGCTACTACAAGCCACCCGCCGATGCAGCCGCCGCACCCGCTGCCGGCAGCACCCAGGCTGCAGCAGACCCGGGAACTGCACCCGCTGCCGCTGCTCCGGCCAATAACACCGCTGCTCCGGCGCCTGCGACAACGACCCCGGCACCAACAACCGCACAACCCCAGAACTAATCGCAACGGCATGGGGACTTCGGCCTATATTGGCCAGTCCCCGCGCTTTTTTCAACTAGAGACGTCGGTAACACCGCCAGTAAGCCCACTTCGGGAGGCACAAAAGTTTGAAACGCCATTCTCTGATCGGCTGCTTCACCTGCCTTCTGGGGCTGTCTAGCTTATCGCACGCCCAGGCTGTACCGACCGCCGAACGACGCGGCATCCTGCAACTGGGAGGCGGCCTGTCCATTGCATCCCCCGACTACAGCCCGCTTAAAATCAAAGGGCTCTCCGCGTACGGGACCTATGATTTCACCAGGCACATCGGCCTCGAAGGTGATATCCATTACGTCAGCCTCTCCACTCCTGGCGATCTCGGAGAAGACTCCTACCTTATCGGCCCGCGTTACGTGTTTCACCATCCCC encodes:
- a CDS encoding outer membrane beta-barrel protein: MKRHSLIGCFTCLLGLSSLSHAQAVPTAERRGILQLGGGLSIASPDYSPLKIKGLSAYGTYDFTRHIGLEGDIHYVSLSTPGDLGEDSYLIGPRYVFHHPRVDSYVKALGGFGRFSYLGGIFPTATYTYKIYAFGGGLDVRASRHINVRAIDLEYQQWPGFPTNGLTPLVATIGAAYAFR